A genomic window from Lotus japonicus ecotype B-129 chromosome 1, LjGifu_v1.2 includes:
- the LOC130729942 gene encoding peroxidase 44-like — MQKISILLFFFILPLAFADLQVGFYGSTCPKAESIVKQAVQKRFNRDKSITAALLRMHFHDCFVKGCDASLLIDSTNTSTGEKETGADASVRGYDLIDEAKKSLEAACPSTVSCADIIALATRDTVALSGGPKYNVPTGRRDGLVANSDVDLPGPTTPVSQARSIFANKGLTTEEMVTLLGAHTVGVAHCGFFSGRLSSSGTPDPTMDPALDAKLVKLCKSAGNPAAFLDQNTSFIVDNQFYKQILLKRGIMQIDQQLALDPSTKPFVSGFAANGAKFQKSFANALIKMGKIGALVGNQGEIRKNCRVFNKGS; from the exons ATGCAGAAGATATCAATCcttctctttttcttcataCTTCCCTTGGCATTTGCTGACCTGCAGGTTGGGTTTTATGGTTCTACCTGCCCCAAAGCAGAGTCCATTGTGAAGCAAGCAGTGCAGAAGCGATTCAATCGTGACAAGTCCATAACAGCAGCATTGCTCCGTATGCATTTCCATGACTGTTTTGTTAAG GGTTGTGATGCATCCCTACTCATTGACTCCACCAACACCAGCACAGGAGAAAAAGAAACCGGCGCAGACGCCAGCGTTCGAGGCTACGACCTGATCGACGAGGCAAAGAAAAGCCTTGAAGCAGCCTGTCCTTCAACAGTGTCATGTGCAGACATCATAGCACTAGCAACCAGAGACACCGTGGCCTTATCAGGAGGGCCCAAATACAATGTCCCCACCGGAAGACGCGACGGACTAGTCGCTAATAGCGATGTTGATTTGCCGGGACCAACCACCCCAGTCTCCCAAGCACGGAGCATATTTGCTAATAAGGGCTTAACAACTGAAGAAATGGTTACCCTTTTAGGAGCACACACGGTTGGTGTTGCGCACTGCGGTTTCTTTTCAGGTAGGCTCTCAAGTTCAGGAACACCTGATCCTACAATGGATCCTGCATTGGATGCTAAGCTTGTGAAATTGTGTAAGTCAGCTGGTAATCCTGCTGCATTTTTGGACCAGAACACTTCTTTCATTGTTGATAACCAGTTCTATAAGCAGATTCTTCTCAAGAGAGGGATAATGCAGATTGATCAGCAGCTTGCTTTGGATCCATCTACTAAGCCTTTTGTTTCTGGTTTCGCCGCGAATGGTGCCAAGTTTCAGAAGAGTTTTGCAAATGCTTTGATAAAGATGGGGAAAATTGGAGCTCTGGTTGGAAATCAAGGAGAAATTCGCAAAAATTGCAGGGTCTTCAACAAGGGCAGCTAG
- the LOC130729941 gene encoding peroxidase 44-like encodes MPKMEFITILMLIFLYPFALGELRVGFYNSTCPKAEDIVHDVVQRTFNQDRTITGALLRLHFHDCFVKGCDASILIDSTKGTKSEKEAGPNRTVRGYELIDEAKTILEKTCPSTVSCADIITLATRDSVALAGGPRYTIATGRHDGLTSKSSDVDLPGPDLSVSKVLQAFTAKGMNVREMVTLLGAHTVGFTHCSFVKGRLSDPNMDSDLQAGLGKFCGGKNDTTVFLDQRTGFVFDNEFFGQMMKQRGVLTLDQNLALDPSTRGVVSEFAENAASFRESFVDAMVKLGRTGVLLGNQGEVRRNCRVFNKMSVE; translated from the exons ATGCCCAAAATGGAGTTCATCACCATTCTAAtgctcatcttcctctaccCCTTTGCATTAGGTGAACTCAGGGTTGGATTCTATAATTCCACCTGCCCCAAAGCAGAGGACATTGTGCATGATGTTGTTCAGAGGACATTCAACCAGGATAGAACCATCACCGGCGCCTTGCTTCGCTTGCACTTCCATGATTGCTTTGTCAAG GGGTGTGATGCGTCCATATTAATAGATTCAACAAAGGGCACCAAATCAGAGAAAGAAGCAGGACCAAACAGAACTGTTCGGGGATATGAACTCATAGATGAGGCCAAAACAATCCTCGAAAAAACATGTCCTTCAACGGTCTCGTGTGCAGACATCATAACACTCGCCACACGAGACTCAGTGGCACTAGCAGGTGGGCCCAGATACACTATAGCCACAGGAAGGCATGATGGGCTCACATCCAAATCCTCCGATGTGGACCTTCCAGGCCCGGACCTCTCTGTCTCAAAG GTGCTGCAAGCGTTCACCGCAAAGGGCATGAATGTTAGAGAAATGGTGACCCTTTTGGGGGCCCACACCGTCGGGTTCACCCACTGTAGCTTCGTGAAAGGGAGGCTCTCGGACCCGAACATGGACTCGGATTTGCAGGCCGGGTTGGGAAAGTTTTGCGGTGGGAAGAACGACACGACAGTGTTTTTGGATCAAAGGACGGGTTTTGTGTTTGACAACGAGTTCTTTGGCCAAATGATGAAGCAGAGAGGGGTGCTTACCCTGGATCAGAACCTAGCTTTGGATCCTTCCACGAGGGGTGTGGTGTCGGAGTTTGCGGAGAATGCGGCGAGTTTTCGGGAGAGCTTTGTTGATGCGATGGTCAAGCTTGGAAGGACTGGTGTTTTGCTAGGGAATCAAGGAGAGGTTAGGAGAAATTGCAGagtttttaacaaaatgagTGTAGAATGA
- the LOC130722475 gene encoding uncharacterized protein LOC130722475 — MDMILKGCKIHTSVRKTLIYRFQSLLSEGCVYQISFFSVGESGHDLHPTSHPFKINLHMDTFVRLVPNKAINLSPYNFVPLSDIMFKDIDTCDWNSHRCNWVRVECTFFGKYVAEVVGYLASGDATNVVVVRQVSKMFMGLQGFFLILSRKKLPLSELARCRTRQKKSTPEDDFLKHSDEKTIEQLKDLAEYIAEGMDWCYPACKCSKKEATALLGKSCADLLETIGSDP, encoded by the exons atggacatgATTCTCAAG gGTTGTAAGATTCACACTTCGGTTAGAAAGACTCTTATATACCGATTTCAATCTTTGCTAAGTGAAGGATGTGTATATCAGATTTCGTTTTTTAGTGTTGGTGAAAGCGGTCATGATTTACATCCAACCTCAcatccattcaagatcaacCTTCATATGGATACTTTTGTGCGATTGGTTCCCAACAAGGCTATCAACTTAAGCCCTTACAATTTTGTGCCACTCTCTGATATAATGTTTAAGGACATTGATAC ATGTGATTGGAATTCTCACCGGTGCAACTG GGTTCGGGTTGAATGCACCTTTTTTGGCAAGTATGTTGCTGAAGTCGTAGGTTATCTTGCATCGGGAGATGCAACAAATGTTGTTGTG GTAAGACAAGTCTCCAAAATGTTTATGGGGCTACAAGGGTTCTTTTTAATCCTCTCACGCAAGAAGCTGCCCCTTTCTGAGCTCG CCCGCTGCAGGACTCGGCAAAAAAAATCTACCCCTGAAGATGATTTCCTAAAACATAGTGATGAAAAAACCATTGAGCAACTCAAAGATCTTGCTGAG TATATTGCCGAGGGTATGGATTGGTGTTACCCTGCGTGCAAATGTAGCAAGAAG GAGGCTACTGCGCTTCTAGGCAAATCCTGTGCAGATCTGCTTGAAACTATT GGTTCTGATCCTTGA
- the LOC130722483 gene encoding protein FAR1-RELATED SEQUENCE 5-like, which produces MVVGFDSCEESIWVHSPIGLEVFMEDSKIPSWCSDEGFSSVGEGNNTFVAGILQSPSPTMSESIGEDVSGLGVAVNSMDDVANILWECINETELKKYHFLNRQVAYDFYNLYARVKGFSVRKSKVLRNIKKVIVRQDFVCFKEGFREDKNRNRENRLRETKVETRCGCQAKMRIRLVAESGRWHVGMFVDDHNHAMLEGKQSSMLPAHRKLEEGDIGGLMSMRRAGISTTEIYNLIADQSGGFDKTNFLKVDLLNQMTKQKQKEQCDAKAVLVYLKGLASSDAGMFWSHDVDEQGNLKQLFWADGISRMDFQVFGEVLAFDATYRKNKYGCPIVILVGVNHHCHTIVFGTAVLTNEKEESYVWVLEQFLAAMKGKEPSAVITDGAPAMRNAISRLLPKAHHRLCAWHLLQNAQRNVGDPIFVKGFKRCMLGNLSVGQFKKKWFELVSDLNLEDNPWVQGLYEKRHMWATCLMRGKFFAGFRTTSRCEGMHSQVGRIVRSRNSLLEFVQYFERYVNYMRWREVDADYKSVVGDAVLQTSVRELEKSAADVYTRTVFLKFRPLLKSGSVMKVASIKETSSCLIYSVYRYCKPSKLWHVAHDETLSTFRCSCQRMETYGLPCDHIIGILVHLDIDVIPESLVMQRWCKTAKECMKGYSEANVKFWESIVLARLGSLVMRSREMFNLGCVSTEDYLDTVNVMAKHVLKLKAKRDATNAAAGDNVQTPIDGFDNVKNPTVVRSKGCGATSTGIKGKRKCTVCKMEGHNRTTCPQNKRVKVTDGSSNLVTDEDAGDA; this is translated from the exons ATGGTTGTGGGTTTCGATTCGTGTGAGGAATCAATTTGG GTACATTCGCCTATTGGATTGGAGGTATTCATGGAAGATTCAAAAATTCCCAGTTGGTGTTCAGATGAAG GTTTTTCATCTGTTGGTGAAGGTAATAACACATTTGTTGCTGGTATTCTTCAATCACCCTCACCGACCATGTCCGAGTCAATTGGTGAGGATGTATCGGGTTTAGGAGTTGCTGTGAACAGTATGGATGATGTTGCTAACATCTTGTGGGAATGTATCAACGAGACTGAGTTGAAGAAATATCATTTTCTTAATCGGCAGGTTGCATATGACTTCTACAACTTGTATGCTAGAGTGAAGGGCTTCTCAGTACGAAAAAGCAAGGTTTTGAGAAACATCAAAAAAGTAATTGTGCGCCAAGACTTTGTGTGTTTCAAGGAAGGTTTTCGTGAAGATAAAAATAGAAATAGGGAAAATCGTTTGCGGGAAACAAAGGTAGAAACAAGATGTGGATGCCAAGCAAAAATGAGGATTCGATTGGTGGCTGAAAGTGGTAGGTGGCATGTTGGGATGTTTGTAGATGATCACAATCATGCAATGCTAGAAGGAAAGCAATCTTCGATGTTACCAGCACATCGGAAGTTGGAAGAAGGTGATATAGGTGGGTTGATGAGTATGCGAAGGGCTGGTATAAGCACAACcgaaatatataatttaattgctGACCAATCAGGTGGTTTTGATAAGACAAATTTTTTGAAGGTGGACTTGTTGAATCAAATGACGAAGCAGAAACAGAAGGAGCAGTGTGATGCAAAAGCTGTTCTGGTGTATTTGAAGGGTCTTGCATCTAGTGATGCCGGCATGTTCTGGTCACACGATGTTGATGAACAGGGAAATCTGAAACAATTGTTCTGGGCAGATGGGATAAGTCGAATGGATTTCCAGGTGTTTGGCGAAGTTCTTGCATTTGATGCAACATACCGGAAGAATAAATACGGGTGTCCCATTGTTATTCTTGTTGGAGTGAACCATCATTGCCACACTATTGTCTTTGGAACCGCAGTTTTGACGAATGAGAAAGAGGAAAGCTATGTTTGGGTACTTGAGCAATTTTTGGCGGCAATGAAGGGTAAAGAACCAAGTGCTGTTATCACAGATGGTGCTCCTGCAATGCGGAATGCTATTAGTCGATTGTTACCTAAAGCTCACCATCGTTTGTGTGCGTGGCACCTTTTACAAAATGCTCAAAGGAATGTTGGGGATCCTATATTTGTGAAAGGATTTAAAAGGTGTATGTTGGGAAACCTTAGTGTTGGGCAATTCAAAAAGAAATGGTTTGAATTGGTTAGCGACCTTAACCTTGAAGATAATCCATGGGTTCAAGGGCTGTATGAGAAGAGGCACATGTGGGCTACATGTTTGATGAGGGGAAAATTCTTTGCTGGTTTTCGGACGACCTCACGTTGCGAAGGTATGCATTCACAAGTTGGTAGGATTGTCCGTTCCCGAAATAGCCTACTTGAGTTTGTCCAGTATTTTGAGCGTTATGTGAATTACATgcggtggagagaggtggatgCAGACTACAAGTCAGTGGTAGGTGATGCTGTTCTGCAGACAAGCGTGCGAGAGCTGGAAAAGTCTGCTGCAGATGTGTACACTAGGACTGTATTTCTTAAATTCCGTCCTTTGCTCAAGAGTGGCAGCGTAATGAAAGTTGCCTCGATAAAGGAGACATCATCATGTTTAATATATTCTGTGTACAGGTATTGCAAACCAAGTAAGCTTTGGCATGTTGCACACGATGAAACTTTGTCCACCTTTAGATGTTCATGTCAGCGGATGGAGACGTATGGGCTGCCTTGTGATCATATAATTGGTATATTGGTGCATCTGGACATTGATGTCATACCAGAGAGTTTAGTTATGCAAAGATGGTGTAAGACAGCCAAGGAATGCATGAAAGGTTACTCTGAAGCCAATGTCAAATTCTGGGAGTCAATTGTTTTAGCTAGGTTGGGTTCACTTGTAATGAGAAGCAGAGAAATGTTCAACTTAGGGTGTGTGTCTACTGAGGACTATTTGGATACTGTTAATGTAATGGCAAAGCATGTTCTGAAGCTGAAGGCTAAGAGGGATGCCACAAATGCAGCAGCTGGTGATAATGTTCAGACTCCAATTGACGGGTTTGATAATGTTAAAAATCCTACCGTAGTTAGGAGCAAAGGATGTGGTGCTACCTCTACTGGAATCAAGGGGAAAAGAAAGTGCACTGTCTGTAAGATGGAAGGTCACAACAGAACAACATGCCCTCAGAACAAACGTGTCAAAGTAACAGATGGATCTTCTAATTTGGTGACTGATGAAGACGCTGGTGATGCTTAG